The Anopheles moucheti chromosome 3, idAnoMoucSN_F20_07, whole genome shotgun sequence genome contains the following window.
AGCTGGCTCCGGACTGCTGTGGTTGCTGCTGGTccgattgttgctgctgttgaccgGCCGTTGCCGAATCATGCTGGCTGCTGTACAGCTCATGCAATGGCGCACTCGTGGCATAGATGGCAGCAGTAGCCGCCGAAGAGGCACCGGAGGAATGACCGGtcaactgttgctgctggtgatggtgctgctgttgctgctgttgctgctgctgatgcagATGTTCGTGCGGAGGAGGAATAGTGGCCACCTGTGGAATGTACGGTGCGGTTGCACTCTGAGGTGGGCCGTAGTTTTGATGCGGGTGAGGATAATAGCCACCGGTGCCATGGTGAGTGCTTGGATAAGCGACGGCTGCCGCCGCGGCTGCGGCAACTACGGGGTAGGCAGTGCCACTTCCATGGGACCATCCCGGACTGGTAGCTGCAGTGGCGTTGGTTTTCGACGAGAGTTCCCGTTGTGTAGCGAAGCACTGCAGGTGAGACATTAAACGTAACCGAAGCGGGTCCTGCACATCCATGCCTTCAATCGTCACTAGGTACCGGGCTACTTCCGCTACACATTCCCGGAAGCCAATGATATGGTAGTCCATGGCGAAGCGCTGCGGATCATAACTGGCATCATCCAGTCCTGTCAAGAAGAGAATGATAAAAAGGTTAATTAAAGTTTCCATCATGTTTGTCCGCAAATATGTATTTTTGATGCAGAAATTCTTTCAGCTCACCCCTCGCTGGGAAGAGTGCCCTCTGTCCTCCTTCGTCCCTCTAATCGGCAATGCATTAAAAAGTCAATATCATTCATTGTGCCTCCAACAACTTCCCTAGGTTGGCGTGTAAACTCACGGCAATGAACGCTCTCACGCTCAATTCCCTGTATACCCTTGGTGCGATTAAAAAAGGCTCGCGCTAAGGATCCTTTCCGACACACGGAAGGGAACAACAGAACCACGACCACGGTGTTCCGGACCGATGCGCTTGTACGCGCGGTGATGTGTGTGGGAACGCGATCTTTTTTGGTTCACCCCCACCCATTCTTTCCTCGCCCGTGACCCCTTACATAtggaatcatcatcatcatcggacGTAATCATCCTGCGGCACTTAACACTCAACTTATTCCCTTCACCCTCTTTCTTCCTTCCCCTTTCGATCCCTTCCACCGGTTCCTGGTTGACTTCCTCTTTCGGGTGCGTACTACGGCAAGGGGGATTAAATCATCTCTGCGCGACCGTAATAGCACCAGCGCTTAGACCCTCGCTCTGTGTATTTCGCTACAGAaccctttcgttttcgttccGTCCGGATCATATTTAAGAGCTGAGCGCGCACAACAAGagctaaaaaacaaaaccaaaacaacggTGTTGCCGCCTTCTtcttccccacacacacacacactcgcttaAAAGGAGGGTTTTTGATATTGTATGGGTGAATTGCGTGAGAGTTCCCCGCGATGTACCCTCGATGCAGAACTTTCCATGCGAAGgggtatggttttttttaatgcgcCTGGTAATGGCGTGGGAAAGTTCTGGTCGGGTGTTTTTTCGATGGCAAacactgtgtgcgtgtgtggttgtATTTGAGTGTGTTAGGGATGTGAAGTCTGCATTGTCTCCGCTACCACAGCTCGATCACTATGGAGATGCATTAATCTAGTTACTTTTTCCCTAATGCACATAGGCTCATGCAATCATACGAGAAGCGGATCCAGTCTCTCTAGAGCACTCTCTCTAGACGTGGTGTTGACCGATAAATTGATATTTATCGTGTGATTGCAACCTGTTAACAGGAGGTCCGCTTTTTCGGGtgtgaagcatttttgttttgtttctactgAACATAGCGCCGAGTGTTCCGTGAGCGTCACGGAACGAAACGGGAAAGGCTAAAATGGGGTTTAGTGAACAGAAAACTAAGACAGAGATAGACGAAAGTGCACATGTGATGCTCGAGAATTGGATGCTGTAGTCTCGACCTAGATGTAGGTCAAAGTACCAGAGATGGATAGCTCAGAGCACCCTAGATTAAAACTGCTCAAAGGAATACATGGAGCCTTCTATCAGCCCTTCTTCGGCTATTGCAAAAATTGCTCAACTGCTGAGAACAACTTGACTTCACAGTTCGGTGCGCCTCGAACATCACACACCGGTGAGTTCCAACGTCCAGCAGTTACGTTGTTTTCCTGATCATTTTCCACTTCAGCGCACAAGGGTCGTACGCTTCAGATCTCCAaagtaaaacacacacgcgtacaCATGCACCGATCTTTGTGAAACCGTGGGAAAAGCTGGAAAGCACGGATCTTCGTTCTAAGGACATcggcgacaaaaaaaaggaatttgcCTCAGCCCAGTAGAAGAAACAGGGGCGAAAAGCAAGAAGATAGAATGTGAGAATAAAGGTAGACACGGTAAACGGAACAGGACACCGCCACCGACGATGACGACAACCGGATGTCGATGTCGGAAGGAAGGAATAGGAACGCACCTAAAGATCCTTCCCCGGTGGGTCGGCAACCGGGAACCCAAGTGACTACGGTTAATTAGATACCCAAATAGGCACGTCCCTTCTACGTTGTGCACATACGGGTATGTGAGATGCTTCGAGACCTTCCCTCACTCTAAAGGGTACCGTTCGGAGAACGGGGCGCGAGTTCCCATAACATGGAAAATTCTTCTCGCACCAGATGACACACGAACACAGAACAG
Protein-coding sequences here:
- the LOC128304575 gene encoding hairy/enhancer-of-split related with YRPW motif protein-like, whose protein sequence is MDHHLPHHHPHHHHSTPLHWGYSTATTPSATSTPTHTGHNTWTPPSSKGHKRTLSESDCEDLYSEESSKEHTSPGESDSCQLLSRKRRRGVIEKKRRDRINSSLTELKRLVPSAYEKQGSAKLEKAEILQLTVDHLKALHARGLDDASYDPQRFAMDYHIIGFRECVAEVARYLVTIEGMDVQDPLRLRLMSHLQCFATQRELSSKTNATAATSPGWSHGSGTAYPVVAAAAAAAVAYPSTHHGTGGYYPHPHQNYGPPQSATAPYIPQVATIPPPHEHLHQQQQQQQQQHHHQQQQLTGHSSGASSAATAAIYATSAPLHELYSSQHDSATAGQQQQQSDQQQPQQSGASSSNGAPTYTDLSNHNPNRGLSAYGNPQYPVSTSTHGYSASASSSYNTAAKPYRPWGAEMAC